Genomic DNA from Candidatus Kryptobacter tengchongensis:
CTCCAAACACAACTCCAGACGGTTCATTTGCATCAACGATGCCCGACGGTAGCGCATGGGGAACAGCAGCTCCATATGGAATAGCAATTGATGATAGCGGTTATATTTATGTTGCATCCTATGGCAATAAAAAAATAGCACGTTATAAAGTTGGTCAAGAAACAACGAGTGGAGTTATTTTAAAAGATACAACTGGTACTTCTGACCTTATCCTTCAACAAAATCCAAGGTTTATAAGGGTCGAATATGCTGGAGAAAATGTAAAAATCTACTACGGCGATGGCAATAGCAAAACAAATGGTGGGGTTTATGTAATTTTTAAAAGTGGCAATGGATGGAAAGATTCTTTACTATTTAATGTTTCACTCACAACCTCAAGATCAATTCAAGCAGTTATAAAACGTCCCGGGGCAAATACACTTTATGTAACTTACAATGGTTCACCGTATATAGAAAAGTTTGATTATGTTAATGGAAGCTGGATTAAAGATCCAAATTTTGTTCCGCATAATTTTACTCTATCACTTTTAATGGGAATCAGCTTTATAGACTCCGCAGGTAATTTCATAATAGCATGTGATGGTACTAACAGGACATTTAATATTCTTGATGCTGAAACTGGTGTAAGATACGCTGGTATAAACTTTGGAGTTTCTGGTGAAGCTCTTGACAATGCAGCTGTAGGAATTGCATATAACGATTCTATATTTTTTACTGTTGGCAGTAGAAGCGCAACCGCAGGTGTATTTGAGAAAATAGTTTCAAATTATCCGCTCAAAAATGAATATAAAAATCTTAACTTTAGAACAGTTAAAAGTGGCTATTGGAGTGATAAAACAATATGGGAAATGAACGACGGTTCAAGATGGGTGTCAGCCAACTTTTATCCATCCTTCTTCAATAGTAATATAACAATAAGAAGTGGGGATACTGTAATTGTAGATGTAAATACAGTAATAGATCAATTATTAATTGAAAATGGTTCAATACTAAAAATTGACTCGGCAAAAACGCTTACAATATCAAATGGTCCTGCAACATATGATCTTGACATTAAAGGAATTCTACACAATTACAAGGGAACAATATCAGTCGGCTCTGGATTACCAACAATTACAGTTTGGCGCATCGCAAATGGTGGAACATACATACATAACACAACAACTGGGCTTTCGACACCCCTAAACTATGCTATAATCGATACAAATAGTACCGTTGAATTCCGTGATTCAGGAACCCCTACAATTTCGGGTAGAACATATTGGAACTTAAAATTTACAAGCGATTTAACGTTATCACTTACAAATTCAACAGGTTCAAATCCACTTACAATTAACGGAACATTCACAATCGGAAAGGGGGTCACATGGACACTAACTTCTGGATTTACAGGTGCGCTCAATATCAACGGAGATTTCATCTTGGATGGGGTATTTAACACTAGGAAAAACTTTGATATAAAACCTAATAAAACACTTTACTTAAATGGTATTCTAAACCTTGATAGCTCAATAACTGTGACAATTAATGGAACAATTTCTGCCAGCGATACTGCCTATGTTAAAGGTATAGGAAACTTTACTCTTTCGGATTTCGCAATCTTTAAAACAAAACATCCTAACGGGCTTGATGGCAGCTTAATTAACACAGGAGAAAAAAATTTAAGCCAACTTGCAAAATATATTTTTAACGGAACAATCCCACAGGTAACAGGGACAATACTCCCTGTCGCTATTAAACATATTGAAATAAACAATCCATCTGGGGTTACCTTAAGCCATTCAATAGATGTAGATACATTGTTACTTATATCGGGTGATTTGACTATTCCTAATCCGATATATGGGGTAACTGTTATGCTGTTATTTGATGCCAGCCTAAATAAAGTTAAGGGAACAGGAACATTTATTCTCTCTGATAATGCTACTTTTAAAACGGCAAATTTATATGGTGTTGATAGCACGATAACAACCTCAACAATTTTCCTATCACAATGGAATACTAAATGGGAGTTTAATGGAACATCACAACAGAAAACAGGTAACTTAATTCCGGATATAATTGGCAAATTGATTATAAATAACCCTGGTGGGTTAATCCTATCAAAAGATATATCGTCTAATTCACTTGAATTTGTTAAAGGAAAGTTATATTTGAATGACAAGGATTTTTATCTTTTTTATCCCGATATAACAGGGCATAACAAAGATCGTTATGTTGTCGCTGATAGCACAGGTGAGTTGGAATTTGGAATTTCAATTCCCGACTCAGTATTTGCACCGGTTGGAACAAAATCAACATACTTACCTGTTGCCGTCAAAGATTTAAATTCTCCAAGTCTATATAAAGTCGCTATTAGAGTTGATGGGAAAAATCCAACGATTGGAAGAGTTGGTAGAGCAAGAAATCCACTTTTAAATACTTGGTATTTTAAATTAGGAGATGAAACTACCCAAGTTTATGACTCTATAAAGGTTTGGTTTTACTATCCCAGATCAATCAGACAAACTGGTTTTATTCAATCGCTTGCGTTTGTTGCAAAATGGCTTGATTTGTCGGGCGAATGGGTTCACTATAAACAAGAAAGCAAACCATCATCTGACCTTGATACATCATTTGTTTCAGTGCTTTTCAATGAAATAAGAGGTGATACAGTTGTCCGCCCATACGGTATTTTCTGGGGGAGTATACCCGACATTCCCATCAGTTGGGAAATCATACAAGCAAAACGTGACCTTAACAATGACTTCATCCCTGACCTTATTGATTCAACCGTCACAGTTGTTGGAATAGTGATATCACCTAACTTTGTTCCAGTTGCATCCGGCAAACCAGCAATTTCATATTATATCCAAGATGAAACAGGGGGAATAAACATTTTTAGAGATGGGCTATCGGACACTCTGAAACTTAATATTGGAAATTTGGTTAAAGTCAAAGGGAGAATATACCAATATAATGGTTTAACTGAGATAATTCCGGATAGCCTGAACCCATTTGGAAATATTACTATTCTAAAACCGGATACTGTGCCTCCATCTCCCGTTAAAATTTCAATAGCGCAATTTTTGTCAAATCCTGAGAGATATGAGGGGATGCTAATTAAGATTGATACAGTCTGGAAAAAATCGGGTACTTGGCCAGGTGCTGGCTCAAATGCAAATATAATTGTTTATGATAAAGATACAAATCTTCCTATAATTTTGAGAATAGATGCTGATACAGATATAGATGGAAACCCCGAACCACGCTATCCAATAAATATAATTGGCATTGCTGGACAATTTCATACAACAAGAAAAGATACGGGTTATCAAATTATACCAAGATTTTTAACGGATATTACTAGAATTAATCTTTTACCAGTTGTAAATCTGATATCACCCGCTGATAGACAGACATTTGGAATAGTACACGATAGTGCAATTATTACATTCACCTGGTCAAAACCCTATGATCCAAACATTCCACCAGATACAATACGTCATGTTATTTTCAAAATTTCATCGCTACCGAATTTCACTACAATTTTATATAGCGATACACTTTCACCAGCTGATACAACTATAAGTATTTACCACTACATCTTCAGAGCAATGTTCCCATTAAATATTGATACAATTGATGTTTTTTGGGCTATATTTCCATTTGACGGAGAAGGATACGGAAAAAGTGAAACCTATAAGATAAAATTAATAAAGAGACCAACTCCTGTCGTTGAACAATCTAATGAAATACCATCAGATTATTACCTCGCTCAAAACTATCCTAACCCATTTAACTCAGCAACAACCCTTGAATTTGGATTACCAAAAGAATCATATGTGAAACTCTCAATTTACAACATAATTGGGCAAGAGATTAAAATATTAATTGACGAGGTAATGAATGCAGGCAAATATAAAATAAACTTTGACGCAGATAAATTTTCTTCTGGTGTATATTTTTATGTGTTAAAGACCAATGATAGAATACTAAAGCGAAAAATGGTTCTAATCAAATAATAAAAATAAAACAGGGTGCGAAGAGCACCCTGTTTTGTTTGTCTTTAATTATCTCACATTTGAACTCTTATATATAAACTTGCCCCTGATTATATTCCATATAAGATATAGTTTTACTACATATTCGTTCCAGACTTTTGAATGCTTTATTGACAGAATCCCTATGAAGGAGAATCCAGCAAAAAACATTACTTGAAAAGGTATCGCAGCAAGTTCAAGATAATACACACTTACCATCATTCCAGCGAACATATATAGTGCAAGCAAAATTTCAACATATGTTACCCATTCAACTCGGGATGCAACATATTTTTTCGTTTCCCATTTTTCTTCTTCACTTTCAATCCCATATTTTGGTGTCCTTACAAATTCAGTTTTTTTCCTCAATAAGGCTAAGATAACAGCCCTTGTGTTATTAACGGCAAGACCCATGCTTCCAGCAAGAAAAAGAGGAAACAAAATTATCTTATCCTTCCAATTGCTGTAAATTTCCCTTTGAGCAAGTGTATAAACAAGAAATGGACCAAAAAAAGGTAGAACGAAAGCACCCATAATGAAATAATACCAATTATAATCTCCGCTCTCTTTTATCACAACAACCATTGGATTAAGCAAAGCAGTCAAAAGGATAAAAGGAAAGACAAAATTGTTTGTTAACTGAAATGTCGCTTCAAGTTTAAGCTTTAGTGGTAGATTTTCACGCCATATCTCTTTCAGATATTTTAGCCCAACCTCAATCGCACCCTTGGTCCAGCGGAACTGCTGAGACTTAAGGGCATTTATTTCAGCAGGTAATTCAGCTGGTGAAACAACATCCTTCAAAAATATAAACTTCCATTTTTTAAGTTGAGCCCTATAGCTCAAATCCATATCCTCTGCAAGCGTATCAGTTTCCCAACCACCTGCATCCTCTATACATGATTTCCTCCATATACCACCTGTCCCATTAAAGGTTATAAAAAATCCAGACTCATTTCTTACATATTGCTCCATTATGAAATGCCCATTCAAGGCAAGTGCCTGCGCCTGAGTCAAAAGAGAATAATTATCATTCAAATGTTCCCATCTTGTCTGAACCATTCCGATATTTCCATCAAGATAAAAATATGGTAATGTCTTCTTTAAAAAATCCGACTTCGGAACAAAGTCAGCGTCAAAAATTGCAATAAAATCACCTTTAGCAAATTTTAAACCATATTTCAAAGCACCAGCCTTAAACCCTTCTCTCGTCCCTCTTCGTATATGCTCAATATCAAAACCCTTCCTTTTCAACTCCATCACCTTTAAAGCAACTACCTGAACAGTTTCATCCGTTGAATCATCAAGAACTTGAATTTGTAATTTCTCCTTCGGATATTCAATCCTGCTCACAGCATCAAGAAGGCGAGATACAACATATAATTCATTGTAAATTGGAAGTTGAATTGTTACATTTGGATAATTTTTCTCGTCCCCAAAGAGTTCTTCAAGCGTTTTAGGGCTTAACTTTCTTTTCCTTCCCTCAGCTTCTTCCTTTTTATTTTTGAAGTAATAATAAACAAGGACAAAACCATGAGAGCCAAAAACAGAAAGAACAAGAATTGAAACAAAGTAAAGCGCAAGAACAAAAATTTCTAACATTAATATCCCTTTAGTTTATTTTTACCAATTTGCTACAGTTGCAAGTAAAATGTCCTCAGAGAGTTTTTCTATCGCTTGCTGAATTCCTAA
This window encodes:
- a CDS encoding Por secretion system C-terminal sorting domain-containing protein → MRTHLLFAVLLLILITAMLEAQPPSLSNIWNPSTNAGQKWTNYRFRDAAIVKGGSYDGRVYLTSSANTIGIIYYEKSNTIDINTAPNTTPDGSFASTMPDGSAWGTAAPYGIAIDDSGYIYVASYGNKKIARYKVGQETTSGVILKDTTGTSDLILQQNPRFIRVEYAGENVKIYYGDGNSKTNGGVYVIFKSGNGWKDSLLFNVSLTTSRSIQAVIKRPGANTLYVTYNGSPYIEKFDYVNGSWIKDPNFVPHNFTLSLLMGISFIDSAGNFIIACDGTNRTFNILDAETGVRYAGINFGVSGEALDNAAVGIAYNDSIFFTVGSRSATAGVFEKIVSNYPLKNEYKNLNFRTVKSGYWSDKTIWEMNDGSRWVSANFYPSFFNSNITIRSGDTVIVDVNTVIDQLLIENGSILKIDSAKTLTISNGPATYDLDIKGILHNYKGTISVGSGLPTITVWRIANGGTYIHNTTTGLSTPLNYAIIDTNSTVEFRDSGTPTISGRTYWNLKFTSDLTLSLTNSTGSNPLTINGTFTIGKGVTWTLTSGFTGALNINGDFILDGVFNTRKNFDIKPNKTLYLNGILNLDSSITVTINGTISASDTAYVKGIGNFTLSDFAIFKTKHPNGLDGSLINTGEKNLSQLAKYIFNGTIPQVTGTILPVAIKHIEINNPSGVTLSHSIDVDTLLLISGDLTIPNPIYGVTVMLLFDASLNKVKGTGTFILSDNATFKTANLYGVDSTITTSTIFLSQWNTKWEFNGTSQQKTGNLIPDIIGKLIINNPGGLILSKDISSNSLEFVKGKLYLNDKDFYLFYPDITGHNKDRYVVADSTGELEFGISIPDSVFAPVGTKSTYLPVAVKDLNSPSLYKVAIRVDGKNPTIGRVGRARNPLLNTWYFKLGDETTQVYDSIKVWFYYPRSIRQTGFIQSLAFVAKWLDLSGEWVHYKQESKPSSDLDTSFVSVLFNEIRGDTVVRPYGIFWGSIPDIPISWEIIQAKRDLNNDFIPDLIDSTVTVVGIVISPNFVPVASGKPAISYYIQDETGGINIFRDGLSDTLKLNIGNLVKVKGRIYQYNGLTEIIPDSLNPFGNITILKPDTVPPSPVKISIAQFLSNPERYEGMLIKIDTVWKKSGTWPGAGSNANIIVYDKDTNLPIILRIDADTDIDGNPEPRYPINIIGIAGQFHTTRKDTGYQIIPRFLTDITRINLLPVVNLISPADRQTFGIVHDSAIITFTWSKPYDPNIPPDTIRHVIFKISSLPNFTTILYSDTLSPADTTISIYHYIFRAMFPLNIDTIDVFWAIFPFDGEGYGKSETYKIKLIKRPTPVVEQSNEIPSDYYLAQNYPNPFNSATTLEFGLPKESYVKLSIYNIIGQEIKILIDEVMNAGKYKINFDADKFSSGVYFYVLKTNDRILKRKMVLIK
- a CDS encoding Glycosyltransferase, catalytic subunit of cellulose synthase and poly-beta-1,6-N-acetylglucosamine synthase; protein product: MLEIFVLALYFVSILVLSVFGSHGFVLVYYYFKNKKEEAEGRKRKLSPKTLEELFGDEKNYPNVTIQLPIYNELYVVSRLLDAVSRIEYPKEKLQIQVLDDSTDETVQVVALKVMELKRKGFDIEHIRRGTREGFKAGALKYGLKFAKGDFIAIFDADFVPKSDFLKKTLPYFYLDGNIGMVQTRWEHLNDNYSLLTQAQALALNGHFIMEQYVRNESGFFITFNGTGGIWRKSCIEDAGGWETDTLAEDMDLSYRAQLKKWKFIFLKDVVSPAELPAEINALKSQQFRWTKGAIEVGLKYLKEIWRENLPLKLKLEATFQLTNNFVFPFILLTALLNPMVVVIKESGDYNWYYFIMGAFVLPFFGPFLVYTLAQREIYSNWKDKIILFPLFLAGSMGLAVNNTRAVILALLRKKTEFVRTPKYGIESEEEKWETKKYVASRVEWVTYVEILLALYMFAGMMVSVYYLELAAIPFQVMFFAGFSFIGILSIKHSKVWNEYVVKLYLIWNIIRGKFIYKSSNVR